In Sulfitobacter albidus, the following proteins share a genomic window:
- the dnaE gene encoding DNA polymerase III subunit alpha, whose product MTDAPRFIHLRTHSEYSLLEGAMRLKKLPGLCVAAGMPALALTDTNNMFAALEFSVGMSAAGVQPIIGCQVDLAYLEAAPGERPKPAAPVVLLAQTEAGYENLMRLNTCLYVDKGGALPQVTLEELAQNAADVICLTGGPDGPVGRLLRGGQRPAAQALMERLHAIFGDRLYVELQRHPGEDGAPEAERLSERGFVEMAYAMEIPLVATNDVYFPKSDMYEAHDALICIAEGAYVDQQEDRRRLTPQHSFKSQAEMVALFADLPEAIENTVEIAQRCAFQAYRRDPILPKFADDEVAELRRQAQDGLRARLAIIPHAAEVSVYEERLEFELGIIEGMGFPGYFLIVADFIKWAKDQGIPVGPGRGSGAGSLVAYALLITDLDPLRYSLLFERFLNPERVSMPDFDIDFCMDRREEVIRYVQEKYGRDRVGQIITFGALLSKAAVRDIGRVLQMPYGQVDRLSKMIPVEGVKPVSIEKALADEPRLREEARSEEVVARLLEYGQQVEGLLRNASTHAAGVVIGDRRLDALVPLYQDPRSDMPATQFNMKWVEQAGLVKFDFLGLKTLTVIQNAVDQIKASGRHLHIAADGTELFVPPEGLEDDIATIPLDDEASYKLYAAAKTVAVFQVESSGMMDALKRMKPTCIEDIVALVALYRPGPMENIPTYCEVKNGLKERESVHPSIDHILEETQGIIVYQEQVMQIAQVMAGYSLGGADLLRRAMGKKIAEEMAKERPKFEKGAMENGVEKKKASEVFDLLEKFANYGFNKSHAAAYAVVSYQTAWLKANHPVEFMAGVMNCDIHLTDKLAVYFEEVRKRLELPWVPPCVNRSDATFKVVDGALVYALGALKNVGVEAMQLIVQGRGEKPFATLFDLARRVDLKRVGKRPLEMLARAGAFDQLDSNRRRVFGALDALVAYSAAIFEQKASNQVSLFGEAGDDLPEPRIMPCDDWLSAERLTEEFKAVGFYLSGHPLDDYMGPLKRKHGNDRGVPFMTLDDLTERVTERGAMNARLAGVVAGRQERKSARGNRFAFAQLSDPTGAYEVTLFSDTLELARDHLETGSKVVVTVEATMESDQLKLLGRSVGPVEMAVADAGGMGLKIYVESPGAIAAVSQVLAGAAQAARNAGRGPVQLCLMDPALPGEVEVDLGADFPVTPQIKGAIRSLGGVLEVEEI is encoded by the coding sequence ATGACAGATGCTCCCCGATTCATTCACCTGCGCACCCATTCCGAATACTCCCTGCTGGAAGGGGCGATGCGGCTGAAAAAGCTGCCGGGCCTGTGTGTGGCGGCGGGGATGCCCGCACTGGCGCTGACAGATACGAACAACATGTTCGCGGCGCTGGAATTTTCCGTGGGGATGTCGGCTGCGGGGGTGCAGCCGATCATCGGCTGTCAGGTCGATCTGGCCTATCTGGAGGCCGCACCGGGGGAGCGGCCAAAGCCTGCCGCACCGGTGGTGCTTCTGGCGCAGACGGAGGCGGGATACGAGAACCTGATGCGGCTCAACACCTGCCTCTACGTCGATAAGGGGGGCGCGCTGCCGCAGGTGACGCTGGAGGAGTTGGCGCAGAACGCGGCGGACGTGATTTGCCTTACGGGCGGGCCGGACGGGCCTGTCGGGCGGCTTTTGCGCGGGGGGCAGCGCCCGGCGGCGCAGGCGCTGATGGAACGGCTGCACGCGATCTTTGGCGACAGGCTTTACGTTGAATTGCAGCGCCACCCCGGTGAGGACGGCGCGCCGGAGGCCGAGCGGCTGAGCGAGCGCGGATTTGTCGAGATGGCCTATGCGATGGAGATCCCGCTGGTCGCCACCAATGACGTCTATTTCCCCAAGTCCGATATGTACGAGGCGCATGACGCGCTGATCTGCATCGCCGAGGGCGCCTATGTGGATCAGCAGGAGGACCGCCGCCGCCTCACCCCGCAGCATTCGTTCAAATCGCAGGCCGAGATGGTCGCCCTTTTTGCCGATCTGCCGGAAGCCATCGAGAACACCGTCGAGATCGCGCAGCGCTGCGCCTTTCAGGCCTATCGCCGCGATCCGATCCTGCCGAAATTCGCCGATGACGAGGTGGCGGAGCTGCGCCGTCAGGCACAGGACGGCCTGCGCGCGCGCCTCGCCATCATCCCGCACGCGGCGGAGGTGTCGGTGTACGAGGAACGGCTGGAATTCGAGTTGGGGATCATCGAGGGTATGGGGTTCCCCGGCTATTTTCTGATCGTGGCCGATTTCATCAAATGGGCCAAGGATCAGGGCATCCCCGTGGGGCCGGGCCGGGGATCGGGCGCCGGATCGCTGGTGGCCTACGCGCTGCTGATCACCGACCTCGATCCGCTGCGCTATTCCCTGCTGTTCGAGCGGTTCCTGAACCCCGAACGTGTGTCGATGCCCGATTTCGACATCGATTTTTGCATGGACCGGCGCGAGGAGGTCATCCGCTACGTGCAGGAGAAATACGGCCGCGACCGGGTGGGGCAGATCATCACCTTTGGCGCGCTGTTGTCCAAGGCCGCGGTACGCGACATCGGGCGCGTGTTGCAGATGCCCTACGGGCAGGTGGACCGGCTGTCCAAGATGATCCCGGTGGAGGGCGTCAAACCCGTCAGCATCGAAAAGGCGCTGGCCGATGAGCCGCGCCTGCGTGAAGAGGCCCGCAGCGAAGAGGTTGTCGCGCGGCTGTTGGAATACGGCCAGCAGGTGGAGGGATTGCTGCGCAACGCGTCCACCCACGCGGCGGGGGTGGTGATTGGCGACCGCAGGCTCGACGCGCTTGTCCCGCTCTACCAGGATCCGCGCTCCGACATGCCCGCCACGCAGTTCAACATGAAATGGGTGGAGCAGGCGGGGCTGGTCAAATTCGACTTTCTCGGCCTGAAAACCCTGACCGTGATCCAGAACGCCGTCGATCAGATCAAGGCGTCGGGGCGGCATTTGCACATCGCCGCCGACGGCACGGAATTGTTCGTGCCCCCCGAGGGGCTGGAGGATGATATCGCCACCATCCCGCTGGATGACGAGGCGTCTTACAAACTCTATGCGGCGGCCAAGACGGTCGCGGTATTCCAGGTGGAAAGCTCGGGCATGATGGATGCCCTCAAACGCATGAAGCCCACCTGTATCGAGGATATCGTGGCGCTTGTGGCGCTTTACCGGCCCGGCCCGATGGAGAACATCCCGACCTATTGCGAGGTGAAGAACGGCCTGAAGGAACGCGAAAGCGTGCACCCGTCGATCGACCACATCCTTGAGGAAACGCAAGGCATCATCGTTTATCAGGAGCAGGTGATGCAGATCGCGCAGGTCATGGCGGGATACAGCCTTGGCGGGGCCGACCTGCTGCGCCGCGCGATGGGTAAGAAGATCGCCGAAGAGATGGCCAAGGAACGCCCGAAGTTCGAAAAGGGCGCGATGGAGAATGGGGTCGAGAAAAAGAAAGCCTCCGAGGTTTTCGACCTTCTGGAAAAATTCGCCAACTACGGGTTCAACAAATCCCACGCGGCGGCCTATGCCGTCGTCAGCTACCAGACCGCGTGGCTCAAGGCGAACCACCCGGTCGAGTTCATGGCCGGGGTGATGAACTGCGATATCCACCTCACCGACAAGCTGGCGGTGTATTTCGAGGAAGTGCGCAAGCGGTTGGAATTGCCGTGGGTGCCGCCCTGCGTGAACCGCTCCGACGCGACGTTCAAGGTGGTGGACGGCGCGCTGGTCTATGCGCTGGGTGCGTTGAAAAACGTGGGCGTCGAGGCGATGCAGCTGATCGTTCAGGGAAGGGGGGAGAAGCCCTTTGCCACGCTGTTCGATCTCGCCCGCCGCGTGGATCTGAAACGCGTGGGCAAGCGCCCGCTTGAGATGCTGGCCCGCGCCGGCGCCTTCGACCAGCTCGACAGCAACCGCCGCCGGGTGTTTGGCGCGCTGGATGCGCTGGTGGCCTATTCGGCGGCGATCTTTGAGCAGAAGGCGTCCAATCAGGTGTCGCTGTTCGGGGAGGCGGGCGACGACCTGCCGGAGCCGCGCATCATGCCTTGCGACGACTGGCTGAGCGCCGAGCGGCTGACCGAGGAATTCAAGGCCGTGGGCTTCTACCTCTCGGGCCATCCGCTGGACGACTACATGGGGCCGCTCAAGCGCAAGCACGGCAACGACCGCGGCGTGCCCTTCATGACGCTGGACGATCTGACCGAACGGGTGACCGAACGCGGCGCGATGAACGCGCGGCTTGCGGGCGTGGTCGCCGGGCGGCAGGAGCGTAAATCGGCGCGCGGCAACCGCTTTGCCTTTGCGCAGCTGAGCGATCCGACGGGCGCGTATGAGGTCACGCTGTTCTCCGACACGCTTGAGCTGGCGCGCGACCATCTTGAGACCGGATCGAAAGTGGTCGTCACCGTCGAGGCCACGATGGAGAGTGACCAGCTCAAACTGCTTGGCCGCTCGGTCGGGCCGGTGGAGATGGCGGTGGCGGATGCGGGGGGCATGGGGCTGAAGATCTATGTCGAAAGCCCGGGCGCTATTGCCGCTGTGTCTCAGGTGTTGGCAGGGGCCGCGCAGGCGGCGCGCAATGCCGGGCGCGGGCCGGTGCAGCTGTGCCTGATGGATCCCGCGCTGCCCGGCGAAGTCGAGGTGGATCTGGGCGCCGACTTCCCGGTGACCCCGCAGATCAAGGGCGCGATCCGCTCGCTCGGCGGGGTGCTGGAGGTCGAGGAGATCTGA